CTGACAGTTAGAGAGCGGGAATCGAATGCGGAGGATATTCCGTTGTTCGGTTTTAGAAAGAAGTTGAAGAGCGCGGAGGAAGAAGCGGTGGAGATCGTGAAAGAAGGATTGGAGACGGCGGAGAAAGGGCTGGAGACGGCGGAGAGAGGGATCTTTACAGTGGAGAAAGGGTTGAAGACGGCGGAGAAGAAGATAGAAACAGCTGAAAAGGAGATTGAAAGTGCCGTTGGTTTTGGCGCGTTGGCTCAGGCTGGTGCTGTGGCGGGAGCCGAGTTTCTCGGTGTTGTGGTGGCTACTTCTATTGTTAATGGAGTTTTAGCGGCTGAGGCCCCAAAATCATGATTTTGTTAACGAAAtgtagttatttatttttattttaattaagtttaattaaataatactGGTGCCTATTTTTTTTCCTAAccatatatttaaattataattccGTCCAATTATTGTTTTTGTTCAATCGATTAAGAGTTGAAACGTAATgagaggattttttttttttaattgagttgaaaatgacaaaataataatattttctaaTTGAACCAAAACATGGTAAAGAAAATATTGCTTAACttaataaaaatagaataatataattattttgtaaCAATTTGATTTTAGCTGGTGTCAAAAATTCGGTTTTAAAATCGAGTTGattggaaatttaatgaaaataattaTGTGTTCggtaagaaataataataataataataataataataatataagtgaTAAAATTGATTAAGCTATTAAAAATAGTATACTAAATTATAAAGTAACTAAAATTAGtaaaatttaattgaaaacaaTTAAAAGGTTTTAATGTGCA
This is a stretch of genomic DNA from Gossypium arboreum isolate Shixiya-1 chromosome 11, ASM2569848v2, whole genome shotgun sequence. It encodes these proteins:
- the LOC108479196 gene encoding uncharacterized protein LOC108479196 — protein: MASTISPPIFHALSVHCEHTSHRGRSVKVHVSKPAPVVSLSNRRQLLFFLTTTTALTVRERESNAEDIPLFGFRKKLKSAEEEAVEIVKEGLETAEKGLETAERGIFTVEKGLKTAEKKIETAEKEIESAVGFGALAQAGAVAGAEFLGVVVATSIVNGVLAAEAPKS